From the genome of Planctomycetia bacterium, one region includes:
- the rpoN gene encoding RNA polymerase factor sigma-54, whose amino-acid sequence MRLSFGQELRMQQKQMLAPRMIQSMEILQLPIMELEERIEQEMEENPLLTMQEEDPDLPEEQAEVENPDAPTSEERELVVDETKDNADDFERLLNLGEEWSSEYDERPRVSSARIEEEGDRKHDAMANMVDRPQSLHDYLRDQLSWFGLDAALRPMVDKVIYSLDSNGYLQGRLEDLVDAEAGPNGLVLARKALEVVQKLDPPGVGARDLRECLLLQLTSVMPFFEQLRTIIANHLEDLEHNRLPVIQRKTGYSIELIQETREELRKLNPKPGARFNDTYVPSVTPDVFIEQATDGSYKVRLEDGRTPNLFISNYYRQMLMNGQADAKAKEYIKQKINSAQWLIDSIQQRRNTLTKVAQAIVDHQTEFLNSGPEHIEPLKMQQIADKVGVHVTTVSRAVDDKWIQTPRGIFPLKRFFGGGTTSADGEEVAWDAVRLKLQEIIDNENKHDPLSDDALVEELAKHGITVARRTVTKYRKAMNIPTSRQRRDWTVENGKAPDSK is encoded by the coding sequence CTGGCGCCGCGGATGATCCAGTCGATGGAAATCCTGCAGCTCCCCATCATGGAACTGGAGGAGCGGATTGAGCAGGAGATGGAGGAAAACCCGCTGCTCACCATGCAGGAGGAGGACCCGGACCTCCCCGAAGAGCAAGCGGAAGTCGAGAACCCGGACGCGCCGACTTCCGAAGAGCGCGAGCTGGTCGTCGACGAGACCAAGGACAACGCCGACGATTTCGAGCGGCTGCTCAACCTCGGCGAAGAGTGGTCGTCCGAATACGACGAACGCCCCCGGGTATCGAGCGCCCGGATCGAGGAAGAAGGGGACCGCAAGCACGACGCCATGGCGAACATGGTCGATCGCCCGCAATCGCTGCACGATTATTTGCGCGATCAACTCTCTTGGTTCGGACTGGACGCGGCGCTCCGGCCGATGGTCGACAAGGTCATTTACAGCCTCGACTCGAACGGCTACTTGCAAGGCCGCTTGGAAGACCTGGTCGACGCGGAAGCCGGCCCGAATGGATTGGTCCTGGCTCGCAAAGCGCTCGAGGTCGTGCAGAAGCTGGACCCGCCGGGCGTCGGCGCGCGCGATCTCCGGGAGTGCCTGCTCTTGCAACTCACCTCCGTGATGCCGTTCTTCGAACAATTGCGGACGATCATCGCCAATCATCTCGAAGACCTGGAACACAATCGGCTGCCGGTCATTCAACGCAAGACCGGGTATTCGATCGAGTTGATTCAGGAGACCCGCGAGGAACTGCGCAAGCTGAACCCCAAGCCCGGCGCGCGGTTCAACGACACGTACGTCCCCTCGGTGACGCCGGACGTGTTCATCGAGCAGGCGACGGACGGCTCCTACAAGGTGCGGCTCGAAGACGGCCGCACACCGAACTTGTTCATCAGCAATTACTATCGCCAAATGCTGATGAACGGTCAGGCCGACGCCAAGGCCAAGGAATACATCAAGCAGAAGATCAATAGTGCCCAGTGGTTGATCGACTCGATCCAGCAGCGCCGCAATACGCTCACCAAGGTGGCGCAGGCGATCGTCGATCACCAGACCGAGTTCCTGAACAGCGGCCCAGAGCACATCGAGCCGCTCAAGATGCAGCAGATCGCTGATAAAGTCGGCGTCCACGTCACCACGGTTAGCCGGGCCGTCGACGACAAGTGGATTCAAACCCCGCGCGGCATCTTCCCGCTCAAGCGGTTCTTTGGCGGCGGCACCACGAGCGCCGACGGAGAGGAAGTGGCCTGGGACGCGGTCCGACTCAAGCTGCAGGAAATCATCGACAACGAGAACAAGCACGACCCGTTGAGCGACGACGCCCTGGTCGAAGAACTCGCCAAGCACGGCATTACGGTCGCCCGCCGCACGGTAACGAAATACCGCAAGGCGATGAACATCCCCACCTCGCGCCAACGCCGCGACTGGACCGTGGAAAACGGCAAAGCGCCGGATTCGAAGTAG